One Opitutaceae bacterium genomic window, CAGGTCGAACGGGTTCATAACTCGATCAGCCCGGGAAGGACGACCCCGGTATCGGATTCCCAGTAAACGGAGGCCCAGGACAGGCCGACTCCGAATCCGGACATCACGATTCGTGCCGGTCCAGCGGCGATGCGTTCGCGCAGGTTGGCGGTGATGGTCAGCGGCACGGTGGCCGAGCTGGTGTTGCCGAAATCAAAGAGGGTGGTGGGGGCCTGTTCCGGCTTGATCCGCAGCTTGCGGGCGACCTGGTTGTTGATGAAGAGGTTGGCCTGATGGAAGACGAAGGCATCGATTTCCGGCACGCTGACGGCGGCGCCTTCAAGCAACTTTCGAATGGAGACCGGTACTTCCCTCAGGGTAAAATTCATTATGTCGGCCGCATCGAGGACGACATCGGTCGCGCCCCGGGATCCTCCAGTCTCGAGCGCGTCTTTCTTGAAGGCGGCTGCTCCTACCGGCTGGCGGGCCCCACCGGCAGGAACGTAGATCGTACGGAAGCCCGCCCCATCGCTTCCCAACTCAAAGTGAATCGGTTTCGACCCGGGACTCCGTTCCATGGCGGTGGCCGAGCCGGCATGGCCGAAGAGGACGGCGCTGGCCGGGTCGCTGTCGCCATGCATCTTGGAGACGTCGCCGGCCATGATCAGGCCCTTCCGGCAGCCGGCCGATTCCAGGAGGCTGCCCAGGATGTGAAGGCCGTAGGTGTATCCGGAGCACCCCAGGTTGACATCGAAGGCCAGGCAACTCCGGGGCAACCCCATCCGATCCTGAAGGATCTGGGCCGTGCTGGGGAAGGGGTAATCGGCCGTCTGCGTCACGAAAACGAGGGCTTCGATCTCATCCGGCGTCCAGCCCAGTTCGCCGAGAAGATGATCACCGGCGGCCTGACAGAGGTCCGAGCTGCAAAGCTCCTGCGGTGCCCACCGGCGGTACTGAATGCCGGTGTATTTGATGACTTTCTGGCGCTGTTCCTCCGAGACGACGGCATAGTCGGAGTTGGAGACCCGGTTGCTCGGGACCGCCGAGGCGATTCCGGCAATGCGAACGTTCTTCAGCGTGGCCAGGGCCATCGAAATCAGGAAGCCTTCTTGGCTGAAACCAGATCGTAGACGTCCTGCAGGGTGTCACAGGCCCGAAGATCGGCTCCGGCGATCTGGACCTCGTACTCGCAGTCGATCATGGCGATCAGGCAGAGCAGGGCCAGCGAGTCCCACTGTGCCATCTCGTGGTATTTCGTTGAGGGCTCGAGCGAGTTGGGCTCGATGCCTTCAATGGCGTCTTCATAGAAGCGGACGAATTGATCGACGTCCGGGGACTGGGCATTTTCTGTCATGATGGAATCTTGCGGGACGGCAAAGGGCAGTGGACTCGCGGGAGGGAACTCGGTGAGCGCAGTGACGGGAAACGCCTGGGGAGTCCGACCCTGGATGGAGGAATGAGTCTCATTCGAGGCCTTGAGTAAACCCGTGAAAGGAGTGTCGCAAATGTATTTTGCCGCAGCGGGCGGATTTGGACCCAGGACGCGGCCGCCGTGGTGCTGTGGATCTCAGGACGTGGTGCGACCCAGGGCATCGGCACAGGCTCGCTGGAATCCGCAAATCCGCTCCTCTTCGTCACTGAGAATCCCCTTGAGGTGGGCGGCTCCGACACCTTTTTGAACCTCCTCGCAGATGCCGACGTCTTCCGCGAAGATGGCTCTGACGAATTCGGCGGCCGAGAGATAGAACTGCTTCTTGAGGGCCGTTTCCATCCGGGTCATCTCGCCCAGGCCGTTGGTGGCAAAGAGCAGGCTGGTCAGGCGGGTGGATTTTTCATCGACCGGCAGGAGAATCTGGAGGCTGAAGGATTCCCCGCGGGTTGAGGCGAAGACGAAATTGGGAAAGAGGTAGAAATGCCGGTAACCCTCGAGTCGCTGTGGCCGCCGGTTGAGGAACGAATAAACCCGGTCGAGCTTGGCCGCGATCGCCTCAGGCATGGGCGAGTGCACGGCGGAATTCTCCCCGGTGAAGGTGAATTGACTTCCCCGGGCCTCTTTTCCCGCCGGTTTGAAATCGTCCGGCGTTGCCATCTGTTCAGGCGCCGGAGCCGGGGAGGACGAATCGGACGTCACGAGACCGGTCAACCCCAGTTTCTTGATTGTGGTGGGATGGACCCAATCCACATGATAGCCCTCGAGGGTATTCTCGACCACGATTTTCCAATTGGCGGAGATGGTGTAGTCGGTCCGTTCAACCACCTCCCCCAGTGCCGTGGTCAGATTGGTCAGCGGACCGGCAAAATCGGCGAACTGCATTTCGAGGTCCTGGTGCGCGGGCGGCGGCCGGTCGGGGAATTCCTTCTTGATAAAGAGGAGGGGGCCAAACTTGCGAACGTGCCATCGACTCAACCGATAATCGGGCAGTGTTTCCGGAGTGATTTCCGCGATGAGGGGACGCCGGGGAATGGCGTAGGGAATGCCCTCGGCGTTGTAGATCCATCCGTGGTAGGGGCAGCGCAGTTCCCGATTGCCGCAGGGCTCTCTGTGCAAGCGGGCAAACCGGTGGGAGCAGACATTGTTGAAGGCTTTGATCTCTCCCTCGAAGTTCTGCAGGATGACCGGGATGCCGCACACCTCGAGGCATCGAAAGTCCTGGTGATTGGGCAGATCGTCAGCAAGTCCGGCGAAGAGCCAACGCTTCAGGAAGATGTTGTCCCTTTCGGCGGCGAAAACCGTGGGATCGGTGTAGTCAAGAGGAGTGATCAGGGGCTGCATCGGATTAGAATGCGTATAGAATTGTATCGTAGCGCACGTTGCTGTGGTGCCGGAGGCCGATCCGGTAGCCTTTTTCCAGCCCGGCGATGAACTGTGGAAGGTCGATCAGGTCGGTGGGCAAATGGTAGGCACAGACCGCGAGTTTGGGCTTGGATCGTTTGAGGTGGCCGGATGCCCCTTTCAGCGCCTTGAGCTCGTGCCCCTCAATATCGAGCTTGAGCAGCGAGATCGGCTCGCTGATGTCGTGGTCAAGGGTGACACAGGGCACATCGATTTGATTGATGTTCTCAAAAGGGTGCGGTCCGGATGGTGTGTCGTGAGAGATATACGACCCGGCGTTGGAATGCTGGTTGAACGAAAGTGTGCGGGATTCATCGCCCACGGCCTTCAGGTGCAATGCAATGCGCGAATCGTAGCCGTGGAGGCTTTGCCGTGCCAACCAGGCCTCAAGCTGCTGGTAATTGACCGGATCCGGCTCGTAGGCATGGATCTGCCGGAACTGTCCGTGAGCTGCCTGGATAAACGTCTGAACGCTGTCGCCGGTAAAGGCACCACCGTCGACATAGACCTCCCCGGATTGGACCTGGAAAAGTCCTGATCGAAAGTATCCGGCATCAGCCGGCCGATTCACCGCCAAGAGATACTCCCGGTCCGTTTCAAGATGATAGAGAAGCGAGGAATAGAGCGTCTCGACCGATGAATCATCGCAAAGAAGGCGTTCCGTCTCTCGGAAATCATCCGCTCGACTGAGGATGGTCTTCATCCAGTCGGACACCCTGATGTCCGGTTTGATCTGCAGGGCGCGAATCGCCTGCAGGTAATTCAGCATACGGATATGAAACTCGAGACCCAGGCGTTCAAAGTGGCTGTAGCCCGCGTCTGATTGGCCACTGTTGATGCAGATGATGTCAGGCCGCTTCCGGACAAGTGAAAGGAGTTGTTCCGTATTGATGCAAGCATGCCCGAGAATCACCTCTCCGGCGTGATAATCATCAACAACGGCGACAACATCAAGTGGTCCCGCATAGTGAAGAAAAACCGTCGCCCAAAAACCGGTTCCGCACACAATAAAGGACAGTTGTTCGCGATGAGGCCAATCGATATCCCCGGCCCATTTTGGCAGGCCATGAAGGGGGTTCCCTGTCGCTGTTTGAACAGATCGATCGAATCGATCCCTGAGGAAATCAAGGTGCTTCACGGGCGTGCATTGCGGAAAGGCGGGAGATGGAGCGAAGGCAGGTTTCATCACTAACTGCCGCCTGGTGCAAGATCAGTAGAAATAGAGGCAAGTGTCCCATCGTTCTTCGGTATGGTGGCGGAGTCCGATCCGGTATCCCTCGGAGAGCTGGTCGACCGCCCGGGTCAGGTCGACAAGGTCGGTCGGCCGGTGGTAGGCGGAGATGGCCATTCTTGGGTGTGCTGCATGAATGGTTCCGGCGGCGCCACGGAGTGCACTCAGTTCAGCACCTTCGATATCCATCTTGATGAAAGTGGGCGGTTCATCGAGAAGATCGTCGAGCCGGCGCACCTTGACCGAAGCAACCCCTGCATCGGTTGATGTCCCTTGAAGCAGGTGACCGCCGTGTCCACCCTGATGGGCAAAGGGGATCTCTTCTTCGACTTCGCCGAGTGCACAGGAATGCAAGATGACTCTCTGTGGTTGATCAATGGCCGAAATCCCCTTGATGAAGTTCCGCAAAGTATCGCTGTTGTAGCGATCAGGCTCAATCATCCAGATTCGGTCGAATCTCCCATCGGTGGCATCGAGAAGTGCGGCAGTGGACTCTCCGATAGAGGCTCCGCAATCGACGAAGCGCTCCTGCGAACCCGGCACAAAGAGACCCGACCTGAAATAGAGGGTGCAGTAGATTCGGGCGGCGTTGAGGAGCCATTCCGGATTGCAGGTCAGTTGCGACAGCAGGACAGAGGAGAGTGTGAA contains:
- a CDS encoding ketoacyl-ACP synthase III, producing the protein MALATLKNVRIAGIASAVPSNRVSNSDYAVVSEEQRQKVIKYTGIQYRRWAPQELCSSDLCQAAGDHLLGELGWTPDEIEALVFVTQTADYPFPSTAQILQDRMGLPRSCLAFDVNLGCSGYTYGLHILGSLLESAGCRKGLIMAGDVSKMHGDSDPASAVLFGHAGSATAMERSPGSKPIHFELGSDGAGFRTIYVPAGGARQPVGAAAFKKDALETGGSRGATDVVLDAADIMNFTLREVPVSIRKLLEGAAVSVPEIDAFVFHQANLFINNQVARKLRIKPEQAPTTLFDFGNTSSATVPLTITANLRERIAAGPARIVMSGFGVGLSWASVYWESDTGVVLPGLIEL
- a CDS encoding phosphopantetheine-binding protein; this translates as MTENAQSPDVDQFVRFYEDAIEGIEPNSLEPSTKYHEMAQWDSLALLCLIAMIDCEYEVQIAGADLRACDTLQDVYDLVSAKKAS
- a CDS encoding aromatic ring-hydroxylating dioxygenase subunit alpha → MQPLITPLDYTDPTVFAAERDNIFLKRWLFAGLADDLPNHQDFRCLEVCGIPVILQNFEGEIKAFNNVCSHRFARLHREPCGNRELRCPYHGWIYNAEGIPYAIPRRPLIAEITPETLPDYRLSRWHVRKFGPLLFIKKEFPDRPPPAHQDLEMQFADFAGPLTNLTTALGEVVERTDYTISANWKIVVENTLEGYHVDWVHPTTIKKLGLTGLVTSDSSSPAPAPEQMATPDDFKPAGKEARGSQFTFTGENSAVHSPMPEAIAAKLDRVYSFLNRRPQRLEGYRHFYLFPNFVFASTRGESFSLQILLPVDEKSTRLTSLLFATNGLGEMTRMETALKKQFYLSAAEFVRAIFAEDVGICEEVQKGVGAAHLKGILSDEEERICGFQRACADALGRTTS
- a CDS encoding FkbM family methyltransferase, producing the protein MCGTGFWATVFLHYAGPLDVVAVVDDYHAGEVILGHACINTEQLLSLVRKRPDIICINSGQSDAGYSHFERLGLEFHIRMLNYLQAIRALQIKPDIRVSDWMKTILSRADDFRETERLLCDDSSVETLYSSLLYHLETDREYLLAVNRPADAGYFRSGLFQVQSGEVYVDGGAFTGDSVQTFIQAAHGQFRQIHAYEPDPVNYQQLEAWLARQSLHGYDSRIALHLKAVGDESRTLSFNQHSNAGSYISHDTPSGPHPFENINQIDVPCVTLDHDISEPISLLKLDIEGHELKALKGASGHLKRSKPKLAVCAYHLPTDLIDLPQFIAGLEKGYRIGLRHHSNVRYDTILYAF
- a CDS encoding FkbM family methyltransferase; this translates as MLTPPSDLISRIVNRIDLGDLPIDEALALAVDAFGDDPCFALPRKSRRIFEESGPETEVILLGTTPFSRILISEVDSRVKITAAVDDFRAGKNEHFEGLPIITSEEWIRRASQGGNIIAVSGCRYDRSRRFFRQMAREKSLVHLNFEQAIRLFGIHPAKDHRIDDWGPAIAARFPEFHNLQTRLSDDYSRFTLSSVLLSQLTCNPEWLLNAARIYCTLYFRSGLFVPGSQERFVDCGASIGESTAALLDATDGRFDRIWMIEPDRYNSDTLRNFIKGISAIDQPQRVILHSCALGEVEEEIPFAHQGGHGGHLLQGTSTDAGVASVKVRRLDDLLDEPPTFIKMDIEGAELSALRGAAGTIHAAHPRMAISAYHRPTDLVDLTRAVDQLSEGYRIGLRHHTEERWDTCLYFY